In a genomic window of Erigeron canadensis isolate Cc75 chromosome 5, C_canadensis_v1, whole genome shotgun sequence:
- the LOC122601616 gene encoding disease resistance protein RPV1-like, giving the protein MASTSASPSIQRMSFKYDVFISFRGADTRKNFVDHLYHALMQKSILTYKDDERIKKGEKISDELITAIEDSRFYVIVFSKNYASSSWCLDELVQIMEECHKSTFHTAYPVFYDVEPTEIRYQSGSVGEVFSQLENQEAAAGKKWREALKDAADLAGSVLKNTFDGHEAKFIQKIVETISLDLRFIDSGIDGKLIGMESRVKDVVSALEIGSDDVRIIGIKGMGGAGKTTLARAIFDHISVQFEGQSFVENVREEVSKSGLKKLQKHVLSDVVSDHGVKVSSVNDTKNMMKKMMCGRKVLLVLDDVDNIEQLEALAGEPNWFKPGSRIIITTRDEQVLVAHRVNLILDVNLLSVDEAVCLFSRYAFGKEIPIDGYEELSRQVVQYAAGLPLTIRVLGSFLCGKNELEWIDALDRLKTIPLRETLKKLELSYIGLEDDYKEIFLDVACILKGWQKYEAIEVLESCGFHARIGLRVLEQRSLITISKYDRLGMHDHIEEMGKNIVRRLHPNEPNRHSRLWIEEEIVDVFANDLGTEATRCLKFDMNVDCSVQTIIKGLGNMKKLRMLVIYGNGDVINDREVLDQCLPNALRYISWDHYPFESLMKSFQKDHLVGLSLYDSAIKQFWKCGKTKVLKKLRFLDMNISYLRTLDLEMFPNIETLSLQSCHKLLELHMPVCCPKLKYVNVDRSILKTLNLGSTLDLETLNLQNCYKLSELHMPVRCPKLKSLNVKPSKLRTLNLGSTPNLETLNLVGCDYLIELHMPFRCPKLKSLSLNCFKLRTLNMGEISDLETLILENCCDLVEFHMPIECPKLNCLWIMNSALRNLSLGFTPELEMLNLRGCRDLVELNMPLECSKLKDLNLQDCTMLRTLKLVPTPDLKTLTLARCHDLL; this is encoded by the exons atgGCGTCTACTTCTGCTTCACCATCAATCCAGAGGATGAGCTTCAAGTACGATGTGTTTATAAGTTTTAGGGGTGCAGATACTCGTAAGAACTTTGTTGATCATCTTTACCATGCTCTTATGCAAAAAAGCATTCTTACTTATAAAGATGATGAGAGAATTAAGAAAGGAGAAAAAATCAGTGATGAGCTCATCACAGCTATAGAAGATTCGAGATTCTACGTCATAGTTTTCTCCAAGAACTATGCATCTTCGTCATGGTGTCTGGATGAGCTTGTGCAGATCATGGAGGAGTGCCACAAGTCAACCTTCCATACTGCTTACCCTGTCTTCTATGACGTGGAACCCACCGAGATACGCTATCAAAGTGGGTCGGTCGGAGAAGTGTTTAGCCAACTGGAAAACCAAGAGGCTGCTGCAGGGAAGAAATGGAGGGAGGCATTGAAAGATGCAGCTGATCTGGCTGGGTCGGTACTTAAGAACACGTTTGATGG GCATGAAGctaaattcattcaaaaaattgTTGAAACGATTTCACTAGATCTACGTTTCATTGATTCGGGTATTGATGGAAAGTTAATAGGCATGGAGTCCCGGGTAAAGGATGTTGTTTCAGCTTTGGAAATTGGATCTGATGACGTTCGCATAATAGGGATCAAGGGAATGGGAGGTGCAGGGAAGACAACTTTGGCCAGAGctatttttgatcacatatccgTTCAGTTTGAAGGTCAAAGCTTTGTTGAGAATGTGAGGGAAGAAGTTTCTAAATCTGGCTTGAAGAAATTGCAAAAACATGTCCTTTCAGATGTCGTAAGTGATCATGGAGTTAAAGTAAGTAGTGTTAATGACACGAAAAACatgatgaaaaagatgatgtgtgGTCGAAAAGTTCTTCTTGTTCTCGATGATGTGGATAATATCGAACAGCTTGAGGCGTTAGCCGGTGAGCCTAATTGGTTTAAGCCAGGTAGTAGAATTATCATTACAACTAGAGATGAGCAAGTGCTGGTTGCACATCGAGTGAACTTGATTCTTGATGTCAATCTGTTATCGGTTGATGAAGCTGTTTGTCTCTTTAGTAGGTATGCTTTTGGAAAAGAGATTCCGATTGACGGGTATGAAGAACTTTCGAGACAAGTTGTACAGTATGCTGCCGGTCTTCCCTTAACCATTAGAGTTTTGGGCTCCTTTCTTTGTGGTAAAAACGAGCTTGAATGGATAGACGCCCTAGACAGACTAAAAACGATTCCCTTGAGGGAAACTCTTAAGAAATTGGAATTGAGCTATATTGGTCTAGAGGACGATTACAAAGAAATATTCCTAGATGTTGCATGCATTTTGAAAGGGTGGCAAAAGTATGAAGCAATTGAGGTGCTTGAAAGCTGTGGATTTCATGCCAGAATTGGCTTGAGAGTTCTTGAGCAAAGATCTCTCATTACTATTTCTAAATATGACCGCTTGGGCATGCATGACCATATAGAAGAAATGGGTAAAAATATTGTTCGCCGTTTGCACCCGAATGAGCCTAACAGACATAGCCGATTGTGGATCGAAGAGGAAATTGTAGATGTATTCGCTAATGATTTG GGTACTGAAGCAACAAGATGTTTGAAGTTTGATATGAATGTCGATTGCTCTGTACAGACAATTATCAAAGGTCTTGGAAACATGAAGAAACTTAGGATGCTTGTCATTTATGGAAATGGAGATGTTATCAATGACAGAGAAGTGCTTGACCAGTGCTTACCAAATGCTTTAAGATATATTAGCTGGGACCATTACCCTTTTGAGTCGCTAATGAAGTCATTTCAAAAAGACCATCTTGTTGGACTATCCCTGTATGATAGTGCAATTAAACAATTCTGGAAATGCGGAAAAACAAAG GTTCTTAAAAAGCTCAGATTCCTTGATATGAATATATCATATTTGAGAACTTTGGACCTTGAGATGTTTCCAAATATCGAAACCTTAAGTCTTCAAAGTTGTCATAAATTATTAGAACTTCACATGCCTGTTTGTTGTCCAAAGCTCAAATATGTCAATGTTGACCGTTCAATCTTGAAGACCCTTAACCTGGGTTCGACTCTGGATCTCGAGACGCTAAATCTTCAAAATTGCTATAAATTATCAGAACTTCACATGCCTGTACGATGTCCAAAGCTCAAATCCCTCAATGTTAAGCCTTCAAAGTTAAGGACCCTTAACCTAGGTTCAACTCCGAATCTTGAGACGCTAAATCTTGTAGGATGTGATTATCTAATAGAGCTTCACATGCCCTTCCGATGTCCAAAGCTCAAGTCCCTTAGCCTTAATTGCTTTAAGTTAAGGACACTTAACATGGGGGAGATTTCAGATCTCGAGACTTTAATTCTTGAAAATTGTTGTGATTTGGTAGAGTTTCACATGCCCATTGAGTGTCCCAAGCTCAACTGCCTCTGGATCATGAATTCTGCATTGAGGAACCTTAGCCTTGGGTTTACTCCGGAACTTGAGATGTTAAATCTTAGAGGCTGTCGTGATTTAGTAGAACTTAACATGCCCTTGGAATGTTCAAAGCTCAAAGATCTCAACCTTCAAGATTGTACGATGTTGAGGACGCTTAAGCTTGTGCCCACTCCGGATCTCAAGACATTAACTCTTGCAAGATGTCATGATTTATTATAA